The nucleotide sequence CGCCTTCGTTCCAGGACGACGGCGGCACGCCGAACGACCCCAGCGACGACCTGACGGCGCAGACCCTGGTGCCCTACCTGGAGCGGGTGTTCCCCCGCATCCAGGGCCCTCGCATCGAGCTGAGCATCCGCCGCATCCAGGTGGGTGACGGCGTGGCCGCCGCCATCTACTACTGGAACGCCTCCTGGCGGATGCCGTCGCTCCACTCGCGCCCGATGAAGGAGTCCGAGCTGGAGCAGATGGTGCTGCGCAAGGAAGACGGCACCTGGAAGATCCTCACCGGCATCTGACGCCGTCGGGCCCTCACAGGCCCAACAGCGCGGCGAAGCCCTCGGGCCCCATGGCATTCAATGCCCGGGCCCGGTGGAGGTAGGTGCGGTAGTCCTTGCGCACCAGCTTGTCCGCCGGCAGCGGGGACAGGTGGTAGTCGCGGATGCGGCTCGCCGTGAAGCGCACCGCCCCGTAGAGCGCATGGCCGAAGAGGTTCGTGCGCTCCACGGCGGACAGCGGCCGGACGTCCACGTAGCCACGAATGAATGCC is from Myxococcus virescens and encodes:
- a CDS encoding nuclear transport factor 2 family protein, which gives rise to MLKRFLAFSVLSLLVACAPKRIPGTDIVDNSDTRAILAVMEEYRTALEARDAQAIQKLVSPSFQDDGGTPNDPSDDLTAQTLVPYLERVFPRIQGPRIELSIRRIQVGDGVAAAIYYWNASWRMPSLHSRPMKESELEQMVLRKEDGTWKILTGI